From Chryseobacterium shandongense, the proteins below share one genomic window:
- a CDS encoding DEAD/DEAH box helicase: protein MEKLTFADFELPVKILDVLADLELFEPTPIQEKSLKPILSGRDVMGIAQTGTGKTLAYLLPVLKTWKYNKNGNPTVLILVPTRELVVQVAEIVEKLTENITARVIGIYGGKNINTQKLLFDGGCDILVGTPGRVMDLAIDNAISLKEVQKLIIDEFDEMLNLGFRPQLTHIFEMMKEKRQNILFSATMTEAVDEMLDQYFASPVEISLARSGTPLEKIEQTAYKVENFNTKINLLEHLLKRDEEMSKVLIFNNNKKNADLLFTKINELFPDQFDVIHSNKSQNYRLKAMKSFENEEIRGLITTDVMARGLDISDITHVINFETPDIPEQYIHRIGRTGRADKDGKAITFVTKKEEPLILDIELLMDKELKFIDFPQEVKVNPKKIASEEEVISMKNPAQVKLNEGGGAFHEKKDKNKKENWGGPSKRKAPKKFGANRAQQKAISKSKRKK, encoded by the coding sequence ATGGAAAAACTCACTTTTGCAGATTTTGAACTTCCGGTTAAAATTCTTGATGTTTTAGCAGATCTGGAATTATTCGAACCTACTCCCATTCAGGAAAAGAGCCTAAAGCCCATACTTTCCGGGCGTGATGTGATGGGAATTGCACAGACCGGTACGGGAAAAACGCTGGCTTATCTTTTACCGGTTCTTAAAACTTGGAAATACAACAAAAATGGCAATCCTACAGTTCTTATCCTTGTGCCTACAAGAGAATTGGTAGTGCAGGTGGCGGAAATTGTTGAAAAGCTTACAGAAAATATCACGGCAAGAGTGATCGGTATCTATGGAGGCAAAAACATCAATACGCAAAAGCTTTTATTTGACGGAGGCTGCGATATCCTTGTAGGAACCCCGGGAAGGGTGATGGATCTTGCAATTGACAATGCCATTTCCCTGAAAGAAGTTCAGAAATTAATTATTGATGAGTTTGATGAAATGCTGAATCTAGGTTTCAGACCGCAATTAACCCATATTTTCGAAATGATGAAGGAAAAAAGACAGAATATTCTTTTTTCTGCCACCATGACGGAAGCGGTGGACGAAATGCTGGATCAATATTTTGCAAGTCCGGTAGAGATTTCCCTGGCGCGATCCGGTACTCCGCTTGAAAAAATTGAACAGACTGCATATAAAGTGGAGAATTTCAATACAAAAATCAACCTGCTTGAACATTTATTAAAGCGGGATGAAGAGATGTCTAAGGTGTTGATTTTCAATAATAACAAGAAAAATGCAGATCTTCTTTTCACCAAAATCAATGAGCTTTTCCCGGATCAGTTTGATGTGATTCACTCCAATAAATCACAGAACTACAGGCTGAAAGCCATGAAGAGTTTTGAAAATGAAGAAATAAGAGGCCTAATTACGACAGACGTTATGGCAAGAGGACTTGATATTTCGGATATTACCCATGTCATTAACTTTGAGACCCCGGATATTCCGGAGCAATATATCCACAGAATCGGTAGAACGGGTAGGGCGGATAAAGACGGAAAAGCAATAACATTCGTCACCAAAAAAGAAGAACCATTGATTCTTGATATTGAATTATTGATGGATAAGGAGTTAAAATTCATCGACTTTCCTCAGGAAGTAAAAGTTAATCCTAAGAAAATTGCTTCTGAAGAAGAAGTGATCTCCATGAAAAACCCTGCTCAGGTAAAACTGAATGAAGGCGGAGGAGCATTTCATGAAAAGAAAGACAAAAATAAAAAGGAAAATTGGGGAGGGCCTTCCAAAAGAAAAGCTCCGAAAAAATTCGGTGCCAACAGAGCCCAGCAAAAAGCGATTTCAAAATCCAAGCGTAAAAAATAA
- a CDS encoding ABC1 kinase family protein, with the protein MFDKQQRKLKRSAKLISVLSKYGFKDLLARMNVGNKQAEISSDPEEIISKGTVYERIRLALEELGPTFVKLGQTFSNREDLLPPELIQELQKLQDKVDKVEMNVAEILENECNISVSEHFSEIQEEPLATASIAQVYKATLTDGTAVILKIKKPDVQKVIEDDLLLIKDLEKLISSYSEIGEKLNLKQAISTFEKSLLEEVSLINEKENILQFRRNFKNSKETYVPQVYEDYSNNNILCMEFVDGIKVTDKASLQAHSVNPVYVSEAGLRLFVSQILDYGFFHADPHAGNILVKKDGKVVFIDFGAVGKIPPNDKEILEDLIVSFVAKNPHKIVRYLKKMAVSYKIPDERRFEGDVEEILDFVHSTSLKEIDPHAVMNKMKDVLKDNRLYMPDYFYLLFKGIGLIEGVGRTINPDLDVVKSLHPYTKKIFAKKISPQNILKTGMDKMMTFTDNVDEIPKELRSVLQKLDENKFTVTSEIKNIEKTNQLIKSSVINLILAMILGANIIATAVVFVSESGPKVGEMSLVAILGFIFSILLTIIILLRITRK; encoded by the coding sequence ATGTTCGATAAGCAACAAAGAAAACTGAAAAGATCCGCAAAACTTATCTCCGTATTAAGCAAGTACGGATTTAAAGATCTTCTGGCAAGAATGAATGTAGGAAATAAACAGGCAGAAATTTCTTCCGATCCAGAAGAAATCATATCAAAAGGAACTGTTTATGAGAGAATAAGACTTGCCCTGGAAGAATTGGGCCCAACTTTCGTAAAATTAGGTCAGACGTTCAGCAATCGGGAAGACCTTCTTCCACCTGAACTGATCCAGGAACTGCAAAAGCTTCAGGATAAAGTAGATAAGGTAGAAATGAACGTTGCCGAAATTCTGGAAAACGAGTGCAATATTTCAGTTTCAGAACACTTTTCTGAAATTCAGGAAGAACCCTTGGCAACAGCTTCTATTGCACAGGTTTACAAAGCCACACTTACGGATGGGACGGCCGTCATCTTAAAAATAAAAAAACCAGATGTTCAGAAAGTTATTGAAGATGACCTTTTGTTGATTAAAGATCTTGAAAAACTAATTTCATCTTACTCAGAAATCGGAGAAAAGCTAAACCTGAAACAGGCCATTTCAACCTTCGAAAAATCCTTGCTGGAAGAAGTTTCATTAATTAACGAAAAAGAAAATATTCTTCAGTTCAGAAGAAATTTTAAAAACAGCAAAGAAACTTATGTTCCGCAGGTTTATGAAGACTATTCCAACAACAATATCCTCTGTATGGAGTTTGTTGATGGAATTAAAGTTACGGATAAAGCTTCGTTGCAGGCCCATTCTGTCAATCCTGTTTATGTTTCAGAAGCAGGTTTAAGGCTTTTTGTCTCGCAAATTCTGGATTACGGCTTCTTTCATGCAGATCCTCATGCCGGAAATATTCTCGTAAAAAAGGATGGTAAAGTAGTTTTTATAGATTTTGGAGCTGTAGGCAAAATTCCGCCGAATGATAAGGAAATCCTGGAAGATCTTATCGTAAGTTTTGTTGCAAAAAATCCGCATAAAATTGTACGTTATCTTAAAAAAATGGCTGTCAGCTATAAGATTCCCGATGAAAGGAGATTTGAAGGCGACGTAGAAGAAATTCTTGACTTTGTTCACAGTACTTCGCTTAAGGAAATCGATCCTCATGCAGTGATGAACAAAATGAAAGATGTTTTGAAAGATAACCGCCTTTATATGCCGGATTATTTTTATCTTTTGTTTAAGGGAATAGGACTTATTGAAGGTGTAGGCCGCACGATCAATCCTGATCTGGATGTAGTAAAAAGCCTCCATCCCTACACCAAAAAAATATTCGCTAAAAAGATAAGTCCGCAGAATATTTTAAAAACCGGTATGGATAAAATGATGACCTTTACAGACAATGTAGATGAAATCCCGAAAGAATTAAGATCCGTGCTGCAAAAACTCGATGAAAATAAGTTTACCGTAACCAGCGAGATTAAAAATATAGAGAAGACCAATCAGCTTATAAAATCAAGCGTCATCAATCTCATCCTTGCGATGATTCTCGGAGCTAATATCATAGCCACAGCCGTTGTTTTCGTATCAGAGTCCGGGCCTAAAGTTGGAGAAATGTCGTTAGTTGCAATATTAGGATTTATATTTTCAATACTATTAACTATAATCATTTTACTGAGGATTACCAGGAAATAA
- a CDS encoding transposase, which translates to MKKNKTSQPDFKRIYTDILQKKFPEKKELCDKILSKKTLSELDVIAINNIIFTPVSEDIIKSNQQHRSYSKSTIIKILEFQKEHGLNNTKLALHYKLSRNTVSRWKKLFIV; encoded by the coding sequence ATGAAGAAAAATAAAACCTCACAACCGGATTTTAAAAGGATATATACAGATATCCTGCAAAAGAAATTCCCTGAAAAAAAAGAACTTTGTGACAAAATCCTAAGCAAGAAAACGCTTTCCGAATTGGATGTTATCGCGATTAATAATATCATATTCACCCCGGTCTCAGAAGATATTATCAAATCCAACCAACAGCACAGGTCATACAGTAAATCTACCATCATAAAAATTCTTGAATTCCAAAAAGAGCATGGGCTCAACAACACCAAACTTGCTCTGCATTATAAACTGAGCCGAAACACCGTTTCAAGATGGAAAAAACTTTTTATAGTTTAA
- a CDS encoding transposase, producing the protein MKFDYKEIHIGSIIKARVEDIDTDLERICKFLKTTKDKVEEMYQSKSLDSDILMRWSKLLEYDFFRIYSQHLILYAPPSKVDKQAEKKSMLPNFRKSIYTREVIDFIVELIETQEKTMPQIVKEYRIPKSTLHRWTKKYGNLNNG; encoded by the coding sequence ATGAAATTTGACTACAAAGAAATACATATAGGAAGTATCATAAAGGCTCGCGTAGAAGATATTGATACTGATCTCGAAAGAATCTGCAAATTCCTCAAAACAACAAAAGACAAAGTGGAAGAGATGTATCAGTCCAAAAGTTTAGACAGTGATATTCTTATGAGATGGAGTAAACTCCTGGAATACGATTTCTTCAGAATATATTCTCAACATCTTATCCTTTATGCGCCGCCTTCTAAAGTAGATAAACAGGCCGAAAAAAAATCTATGCTCCCCAATTTCCGTAAGAGTATATATACCAGGGAAGTTATCGATTTTATAGTCGAACTTATAGAAACTCAGGAAAAAACAATGCCTCAGATTGTAAAGGAATATAGAATCCCGAAATCTACGCTGCATCGTTGGACTAAAAAATACGGTAATCTTAATAACGGATGA